Proteins found in one Oncorhynchus mykiss isolate Arlee chromosome 3, USDA_OmykA_1.1, whole genome shotgun sequence genomic segment:
- the rsph1 gene encoding radial spoke head 1 homolog isoform X1, with protein sequence MSDVGSEDFDDDQGYLGEYEGDRNEAGERHGVGRAVLPNGDTYQGMYENGKRSGQGTYRFKNGARYIGEYYQNLKHGQGIFYYPDGSKYEGSWVDDQRQGHGLYTYPNQDTYEGEWLHHQRNGQGIYHYNDTGSRYMGTWVMGKMESAGEFIHLNHRYQGNFLNNNPSGPGKYVFEIGCEQHGEYLQVDQDRGDAEEDETVSTMVLKWKPKAVTGLSLWTPAKDPSSDGEGLASADEKGGSKPPTPET encoded by the exons ATGTCGGATGTTGGATCAGAGGATTTTGATGATGATCAGGGTTACCTTGGA GAATATGAAGGGGACCGAAATgaagctggagagagacatggggtcGGGAGAGCTGTCCTACCAAATGGAGACACTTACCAAGGAATGTATGAAAACGGGAAAAGGTCTGGCCAG GGAACATACCGATTTAAGAATGGGGCCAGGTACATTGGAGAATATTACCAGAACCTGAAGCACGGACAGGGTATCTTCTACTACCCAGATGGATCCAAATAtgaag gcaGCTGGGTTGATGACCAGCGCCAGGGCCATGGCCTCTACACATACCCCAACCAAGACACATATGAAGGAGAGTGGTTACACCATCAAAG AAATGGACAAGGTATATACCACTACAACGACACAGGTTCCAGGTACATGGGAACGTGGGTGATGGGCaagatggagtcagcaggagaatTCATCCACCTGAACCACAGATACCAGGGCAACTTCCTCAACAACAAT CCGTCAGGCCCAGGGAAGTATGTGTTTGAAATTGGCTGTGAGCAGCATGGAGAATACCTACAGGTGGATCAG GACAGAGGGGATGCCGAGGAGGATGAGACAGTATCCACCATGGTCCTAAAGTGGAAGCCCAAGGCTGTCACGGGCCTGTCCCTCTGGACCCCAGCCAAAGATCCATCCTCGG ACGGAGAAGGACTGGCCTCTGCAGACGAGAAAGGGGGATCCAAACCTCCCACTCCAGAGACCTGA
- the rsph1 gene encoding radial spoke head 1 homolog isoform X2, translating into MYENGKRSGQGTYRFKNGARYIGEYYQNLKHGQGIFYYPDGSKYEGSWVDDQRQGHGLYTYPNQDTYEGEWLHHQRNGQGIYHYNDTGSRYMGTWVMGKMESAGEFIHLNHRYQGNFLNNNPSGPGKYVFEIGCEQHGEYLQVDQDRGDAEEDETVSTMVLKWKPKAVTGLSLWTPAKDPSSDGEGLASADEKGGSKPPTPET; encoded by the exons ATGTATGAAAACGGGAAAAGGTCTGGCCAG GGAACATACCGATTTAAGAATGGGGCCAGGTACATTGGAGAATATTACCAGAACCTGAAGCACGGACAGGGTATCTTCTACTACCCAGATGGATCCAAATAtgaag gcaGCTGGGTTGATGACCAGCGCCAGGGCCATGGCCTCTACACATACCCCAACCAAGACACATATGAAGGAGAGTGGTTACACCATCAAAG AAATGGACAAGGTATATACCACTACAACGACACAGGTTCCAGGTACATGGGAACGTGGGTGATGGGCaagatggagtcagcaggagaatTCATCCACCTGAACCACAGATACCAGGGCAACTTCCTCAACAACAAT CCGTCAGGCCCAGGGAAGTATGTGTTTGAAATTGGCTGTGAGCAGCATGGAGAATACCTACAGGTGGATCAG GACAGAGGGGATGCCGAGGAGGATGAGACAGTATCCACCATGGTCCTAAAGTGGAAGCCCAAGGCTGTCACGGGCCTGTCCCTCTGGACCCCAGCCAAAGATCCATCCTCGG ACGGAGAAGGACTGGCCTCTGCAGACGAGAAAGGGGGATCCAAACCTCCCACTCCAGAGACCTGA